TTCCAATTAACTCATCAAATTGCTGTTGGTATGATAGTTCCTTTTTTTTTCTTTAATCTTTTTAGAAGCAGGATGGAGTAACAAAGAGATTACTTATTTTTTTGCAATACTTAGTTTTGCTATATTCTTATTCTCTCCAATTATTGGTAAGATTTCAGATAGAATTGGAAGAAAGAATATTATCTTTTATGGAATTATTGCGCAAATATTTTTCCTTAGTACATATTACAATTTTACTGATAATAGGACTCTTGTTTACATTATTAGATTTATAGATGGAATTGGTTCAGGGGCAGTCTCAATTGTTGCACTTGGAGCATTTGAAGATATTATTAAAGAAAAGAGAGGGTTTTGGACAGGTTTTTTTTTAGTGTTGGATCAATTGGAGCAATTATTGCTCCTATTCTTGCAGGATTTATTGCAGACTGGCATTTAGCAAAAACAATATTCTTAGTCTCAATAGTATTTATGATTCTCTCAATCTTGTTATTAGTTTTAATACCTGAAAAAAAGAAGAGTAAAACTAAGATTAAACTAAGAGATCTTAATCCATTATATGAGATTTCAGATTTTTTAAAATATAGAAGATTGCAAGGAATGGCAATTCTAGGAATGACTATGAATGCAAAAGGGCAAATTATAACAATATTTTTCCCTATTTTCGTAGTAAAAACTTTAGGACTTCCAGTATATTGGTTTGGAATACTTTGGGGGATTGGGCCCTTCATACATATGTTCCAATTTTACTTTGGAAGAATTGCCGATAGTATTTCTGCACAATTTGGAGTAATGCTTGGAGTTTTTATTGTATGTATTTCAATGCTCTTTATGCCACTTGCAACTGGAATAACTAGTCTTGCAATTATTTTATTCGTTTATGGATTAGGATCAAGTATCTGGAATGTAACAGCTTGGTCTCTCATGAGCAGTGTTGCAGAAAAACATGATATGGAAGGAGAAGTTGTTGGAACATATTATTCATTGTCATATTTTGCAATGTTTTTAGCATCATTATTTGGAGCATATATTGTTGATGCAATTGGAATAGCAAGAACATTACAAACATTTGCAGTAGTTATACTTTGTATGACTGTAGTGTCATATTTTTTCTTTAGACCAATTTTTCATAATGTAGTTTCTAAAAATTAATAAAATTCTCAATTAATTTCTTATTTCTTATCTCAGGGTGAAATAATGAAGCATAAATTTTTCCATTTGAGAACAACTGAGGAATTTTAGTTTCTAATAATAGATTAAACCCTTGAGGTAATTCTGAATATGATTTATGAAGAGCATAAACTTCATTTAAAGAGACTTTTTCTAAAATACTGTCTTCTTTGACTTTACTTATCTTAACCAGACCTATTTCCTGCTTCTCTTTCAATTCAGCTCCAAATATTTTTCCAATTATTTGAGCTCCAGCACAAATTCCCAATATATATCCTTTATAGTTTTTCATCCAATTAAAAATTTCAGTGTGATTTAAATATTCAAAATCTTTTAGAGCAACACCACATAAGATAACTTTTTCATACTTTAAAATTACTTGTTCGTTTAATTCTAAAAAATGAATTATATCGAAATTTGTTT
This window of the Candidatus Woesearchaeota archaeon genome carries:
- a CDS encoding MFS transporter, producing MDRFFFSVGSIGAIIAPILAGFIADWHLAKTIFLVSIVFMILSILLLVLIPEKKKSKTKIKLRDLNPLYEISDFLKYRRLQGMAILGMTMNAKGQIITIFFPIFVVKTLGLPVYWFGILWGIGPFIHMFQFYFGRIADSISAQFGVMLGVFIVCISMLFMPLATGITSLAIILFVYGLGSSIWNVTAWSLMSSVAEKHDMEGEVVGTYYSLSYFAMFLASLFGAYIVDAIGIARTLQTFAVVILCMTVVSYFFFRPIFHNVVSKN